One Nocardia iowensis DNA window includes the following coding sequences:
- a CDS encoding thioesterase II family protein, with product MQHKPGWIRKFHKPDSPGRLPLLIFPHAGAGASAYRALSKAFSAHYDVIIFQYPGRQDRAKEPALTSLQDIAAGAFGEFRMSEYNRDEPIIAFGHSMGALVSFEFVRLALAAGVDVRQLTVSAAVAPSRAEYRTPTPEDDDELLDHLIMLEGINSDVLASREIMRMSLPAIKADHKASEAYRCPANVRVGTRIHAIGGDRDPIVSMADLHGWHQHGDDVEVTMFEGGHFYLNNHVEAMAELLAKDARR from the coding sequence ATGCAGCACAAACCGGGGTGGATAAGGAAGTTTCACAAGCCGGATTCCCCCGGGCGGCTGCCGCTGTTGATCTTTCCGCACGCCGGTGCGGGCGCCTCCGCATATCGTGCGCTCTCCAAAGCGTTCAGTGCGCATTACGACGTCATCATCTTCCAGTATCCAGGGCGGCAGGATCGCGCCAAAGAACCGGCGCTCACCTCACTTCAGGACATCGCCGCCGGCGCATTCGGGGAATTCCGTATGTCCGAATACAACCGCGACGAGCCGATTATCGCGTTCGGGCACAGCATGGGCGCGCTCGTTTCCTTCGAATTCGTCCGGCTCGCGCTCGCGGCGGGTGTCGACGTGCGCCAGCTCACGGTGTCGGCGGCGGTGGCTCCGTCGCGGGCCGAATATCGCACGCCGACACCGGAAGACGACGACGAGTTGCTCGACCACCTGATCATGCTCGAGGGCATCAATTCCGATGTGCTCGCGAGCCGGGAGATCATGCGGATGTCGCTGCCCGCCATCAAGGCCGATCACAAGGCCTCCGAGGCGTACCGGTGCCCGGCGAATGTGCGGGTCGGCACCAGGATCCACGCGATCGGCGGCGATCGGGATCCCATCGTTTCGATGGCGGATCTGCACGGATGGCACCAGCACGGCGACGATGTCGAGGTCACGATGTTCGAGGGTGGGCATTTCTATCTGAACAACCACGTCGAAGCGATGGCGGAACTGCTCGCCAAGGATGCGCGGCGGTGA
- a CDS encoding polyketide synthase: protein MTAATAHGVDHIVIAGMAVEAPGGIDSPGSFWSALAASKELLGPFPRDRGWPIDELLSLSRLDDWGTVCDAGGFIDNAAEFDPAFFWISPREAIATDPQQRVALRVAWRALENTGLNPGALAGEDAGCFIGCSPTEYGPPGAEVNEYNGVRVIGYGLLSVAGRVSHGLGLTGPSMTVDAACASSLTAVHLAAAAVRDGDCEWALAGAVCVMGAPGVFYEFAKHNALSNDGHCRSYSDDATGTLWGEGAGIVIVERESRARRLGHRIHGRLLASHHNHNGKGKPILVPRTDAQERLIRKTIAKSGIDPADVGMIEGHGTATRAGDPVELRALQNTYGAAGSAPLLGSVKSNAGHAQAAAGMLGLIKLLLAGRHGQIPATLFADNPTTRVDWDRSSLRLATELQPWEPKNGMRYGAVSSFGAAGSNAHAILEMPVREENDDV, encoded by the coding sequence GTGACAGCTGCCACGGCGCACGGCGTCGACCACATCGTCATTGCCGGTATGGCCGTCGAGGCGCCGGGCGGAATCGACAGCCCGGGATCATTCTGGTCCGCGCTCGCGGCGTCGAAGGAGTTGCTCGGTCCATTTCCGCGCGACCGCGGCTGGCCGATCGATGAGCTGCTGTCGTTATCGAGACTCGACGACTGGGGCACCGTCTGTGATGCGGGTGGATTCATCGACAACGCGGCCGAATTCGACCCGGCCTTTTTCTGGATCAGCCCGCGCGAGGCCATTGCCACCGATCCGCAGCAGCGGGTCGCGCTGCGCGTCGCGTGGCGGGCGCTGGAGAACACGGGATTGAATCCGGGTGCGCTCGCGGGCGAGGACGCCGGCTGTTTCATCGGTTGTTCTCCGACGGAGTACGGCCCGCCGGGCGCGGAAGTGAACGAATACAACGGCGTTCGGGTCATCGGTTACGGATTGCTGAGTGTCGCGGGCCGTGTGTCGCATGGTCTCGGGTTGACCGGCCCGTCGATGACCGTCGACGCCGCGTGCGCCTCGTCCCTGACCGCAGTGCATCTCGCCGCCGCCGCCGTGCGCGACGGAGACTGCGAATGGGCGCTGGCGGGTGCTGTCTGTGTGATGGGCGCGCCGGGGGTCTTCTACGAATTCGCCAAGCACAACGCGCTGTCGAACGACGGTCACTGCCGGTCCTACTCCGATGACGCCACCGGCACGCTGTGGGGTGAGGGCGCCGGCATCGTCATCGTCGAACGCGAGTCGCGCGCACGTCGACTCGGTCATCGGATCCACGGCCGCCTGCTCGCCTCGCACCACAACCACAACGGCAAGGGCAAGCCGATCCTGGTGCCGCGCACCGACGCTCAGGAGCGGTTGATCCGCAAGACCATCGCGAAATCGGGGATCGATCCGGCGGATGTCGGCATGATCGAGGGACACGGCACGGCCACTCGCGCGGGCGATCCGGTCGAGCTCCGCGCCCTCCAAAATACCTACGGTGCCGCGGGTTCGGCACCGCTGCTCGGTTCGGTGAAATCCAATGCCGGTCACGCACAAGCGGCCGCCGGAATGTTGGGTCTGATCAAACTATTGCTCGCGGGCAGGCATGGCCAGATTCCAGCGACTCTGTTCGCCGACAACCCGACCACCCGCGTGGATTGGGACCGATCGAGTTTGCGGCTGGCCACGGAACTTCAGCCGTGGGAACCGAAGAACGGCATGCGCTACGGCGCGGTGTCGTCGTTCGGTGCGGCGGGTTCCAACGCGCACGCGATTCTCGAGATGCCCGTTCGCGAGGAGAACGACGATGTCTAG
- the nbtC gene encoding nocobactin polyketide synthase NbtC, with translation MSSYRLPDGSIPVLLSADAPATLRAEAAAILAYLEARSAVTPDRVADMLFRTRVARRHRALLVVTGRDDLVAALTAVRDGHDHPAVVRTTEPAAARRLAYVLPGQGSQRPGMGKLFYDQVAAFRAEVDRCDAIFHDLFGASPLSYLLDADAVADDNATIVQPALFMQMVGLGAMWRSVGVEAAVTVGHSQGEIAAAYLAGKMTLADAIVVVGTRARAVDKIASDRYAMAVVAADRDECEDLLARQSGWAQVSVVNSPRMVGISGDRDTVQAVVDVFADRGRFARVIRVRYPAHTSLLNEFRDVIRDAVHSRLANTRFLESEIDCVGATLGDIIPVDRPVDEYWFWNLRNPVRFDRAIAGAVAREVDTFVELAEHPTLQLAVEESLAEYAADRGTVVRGTSSRTATDLSEFTRNLAVLAVNDLNYPWESLRVDANAPARLPLSDFPNVRMNEVPLWLPHDVTHGRARSTAARPGVVAAARPEPVATASATAKPQLLVEDWVRLTRRSMTAPRALGIVDHTGRSAELATALVDYASTQGLGGRRLDIEAASGDREVDTVLVLLPAMPDLDGSAAVAEVAEFLGARRWWFKPDAGVTEYWLLTVGGEAVVPGDAPPHPVHAAASAGFRSASAEYPGVAFRHLDLAPDQATAQAVSSIVTAVHTAEESELALREGNLYAKRLVEADHTALLSGPSTPENVVITGGTGSLGLEFCEHVVRHGARCVTLVSRSGESDAVARRLRELRALGSAEITVIASDIGDKASVAQLADRLRDTPAHLIIHAAADNSVIGELELTEITHGQVEQALSGKVVGITNILDALTRADGCEIVLCSSLAATLGGRGTVVYAAANRMVDAIARQHLADGLRCVSVQWGQWAVFEGSGNADIVKLAEVGYLPMASSDAIALGLGGLRGNAVVAAMDWARGRTVLSAFGYNPLLSGLETPAAAALPVAEPAPVVGGATVRAVDLPDRMVRLLAEILGADDIDTIDSTRSLVALGLDSLQALELRRRVHSEFGAELPVADLIGGAALDDVVRIVRDATGGATPQVVVTEAAPPTRSAPAVRSLPSGVTASVAERINRAKEAARHAVPSDLDVDRFRSARRDMDLFGLRAMLAALQPFLSDTEIRSVDDIATRMRFAPRHRWLLRQWLQALASDGGVEGDVERGYRYVRPVPAPTRRSLVEVCADLGYSRPLATFLQATDDKLTELAQGAMQVQELLFPNGDMATAEAAYRDNISSRYLNLAAGRAVADLVDGLRGDRSPVRVLELGAGIGGTTDDVTAALSGLPVEYHFTDVSTFFLAAAKQRFAHYPWMRYGIVDMNADLGNQPRYDIVIAANVLHNAYDIAVTLGQLHDLLNPGGAVVIIETCHAHCEQLTSVHFLMSPREDQPHAGLTDVRAGTDRIFLTEHEWRNELAAAGLTPELVLPEADHPVAMLDQRVFVAVRGRDS, from the coding sequence ATGTCTAGCTATCGCCTGCCCGACGGATCGATTCCGGTCCTGCTGTCAGCGGATGCCCCCGCGACATTGCGGGCCGAGGCCGCGGCCATCCTCGCCTACCTGGAGGCGCGCTCCGCGGTTACCCCGGATCGCGTGGCGGACATGCTGTTTCGCACCCGGGTCGCTCGTCGGCACCGCGCCCTGCTGGTAGTGACCGGCCGCGACGACCTCGTCGCGGCGCTAACGGCGGTCCGCGACGGGCACGATCATCCCGCGGTGGTCCGCACCACCGAACCCGCCGCGGCGCGTCGGCTCGCTTACGTGCTGCCCGGCCAGGGGAGCCAGCGCCCCGGTATGGGCAAACTCTTTTACGACCAGGTGGCGGCCTTCCGCGCCGAGGTCGATCGCTGCGACGCGATCTTCCACGACCTGTTCGGCGCATCCCCGCTGTCCTACCTGCTCGACGCCGACGCGGTGGCCGACGACAACGCGACGATCGTCCAGCCCGCACTGTTCATGCAGATGGTCGGCCTCGGCGCGATGTGGCGTTCGGTCGGCGTCGAAGCCGCCGTCACCGTCGGACACAGCCAAGGCGAGATCGCCGCCGCCTACCTGGCCGGAAAGATGACCCTTGCCGACGCGATCGTCGTCGTCGGCACCAGGGCGCGGGCGGTCGACAAGATCGCCTCCGATCGGTACGCCATGGCGGTCGTCGCCGCCGACCGGGACGAATGCGAGGACCTGCTGGCGCGTCAGTCCGGTTGGGCTCAGGTGTCGGTGGTGAACTCGCCGCGGATGGTCGGGATCTCCGGCGACCGGGACACCGTGCAGGCCGTCGTGGATGTGTTCGCCGATCGCGGCCGGTTCGCCCGGGTGATTCGGGTTCGCTACCCGGCGCATACCAGTCTGCTCAACGAGTTCCGCGACGTTATCCGCGATGCCGTGCACAGCAGGCTGGCCAACACCCGGTTCCTCGAGTCCGAGATCGACTGTGTCGGTGCGACTCTCGGCGACATCATCCCCGTCGACCGCCCGGTCGACGAGTACTGGTTCTGGAATCTGCGCAACCCCGTTCGATTCGACCGGGCCATCGCGGGCGCGGTCGCGCGGGAGGTCGACACCTTCGTCGAACTCGCCGAACATCCGACGTTGCAGCTGGCCGTCGAGGAGAGCCTCGCCGAATACGCGGCCGACCGCGGCACTGTGGTGCGCGGTACGTCGAGCCGGACGGCGACCGATCTGAGCGAATTCACCAGAAATCTCGCGGTTCTCGCCGTCAACGATCTGAACTATCCATGGGAGAGCCTTCGCGTCGACGCCAATGCCCCCGCGCGGCTTCCGCTGTCGGACTTCCCGAATGTGCGGATGAACGAGGTGCCGCTGTGGCTTCCGCACGATGTCACCCACGGGCGCGCCAGGTCCACCGCCGCGCGTCCGGGAGTGGTCGCCGCCGCCAGGCCGGAACCGGTCGCTACGGCCAGCGCCACCGCGAAACCGCAACTGCTCGTTGAGGATTGGGTCCGGCTGACGCGGCGTTCGATGACCGCGCCGCGGGCACTCGGCATTGTCGACCACACCGGTCGCAGTGCCGAACTCGCCACCGCCCTCGTCGATTACGCGTCGACCCAGGGCTTGGGCGGGCGACGGCTCGATATCGAAGCGGCCAGCGGCGACCGGGAGGTCGACACCGTCTTGGTCCTACTACCCGCCATGCCCGATCTGGACGGTTCGGCCGCGGTCGCGGAGGTCGCGGAGTTCCTCGGTGCGCGCCGCTGGTGGTTCAAACCCGATGCGGGAGTGACCGAGTACTGGCTGCTCACCGTCGGTGGTGAGGCGGTCGTCCCCGGGGACGCGCCGCCGCATCCGGTGCACGCCGCCGCGAGCGCCGGATTCCGTTCGGCGAGTGCCGAGTACCCGGGTGTCGCGTTCCGTCATCTGGATCTCGCGCCGGACCAGGCGACCGCGCAGGCCGTCTCCTCGATCGTCACCGCGGTGCATACCGCCGAGGAGTCCGAACTCGCTCTGCGCGAAGGCAACCTTTACGCCAAGCGACTCGTCGAAGCGGACCACACAGCGCTGCTGAGCGGTCCGTCGACGCCGGAAAATGTCGTCATCACCGGCGGCACCGGAAGTCTGGGACTGGAATTCTGCGAGCACGTGGTACGCCACGGTGCGCGCTGCGTGACACTGGTGAGCAGGTCGGGGGAATCGGACGCGGTCGCGCGACGACTGCGCGAGCTTCGCGCGCTCGGATCGGCCGAGATCACCGTCATTGCCAGCGATATCGGTGACAAGGCGTCCGTCGCGCAGCTGGCCGACCGACTCCGGGACACGCCCGCGCACCTCATCATCCATGCGGCGGCGGACAATTCGGTCATCGGCGAACTCGAACTCACCGAGATCACCCATGGTCAGGTCGAACAGGCCCTGTCCGGGAAGGTCGTCGGCATCACGAACATCCTCGATGCGCTGACCAGAGCCGATGGCTGCGAAATCGTCCTGTGTTCCTCCCTCGCCGCCACCCTCGGTGGACGTGGCACGGTCGTTTACGCCGCCGCGAATCGGATGGTCGACGCCATCGCGCGGCAGCATCTCGCCGATGGTCTGCGGTGCGTATCGGTGCAGTGGGGCCAGTGGGCCGTCTTCGAAGGCAGCGGTAACGCCGACATCGTGAAACTGGCCGAGGTGGGCTATCTCCCGATGGCTTCGTCGGATGCCATCGCGCTCGGCCTCGGCGGTCTTCGCGGCAATGCCGTTGTCGCCGCCATGGATTGGGCTCGCGGACGCACTGTGCTCAGCGCCTTCGGGTACAACCCCCTCCTGTCCGGGTTGGAAACACCGGCTGCCGCCGCACTCCCGGTCGCCGAACCCGCCCCCGTGGTCGGCGGCGCCACGGTGCGCGCCGTCGATCTGCCCGACCGCATGGTGCGGCTACTCGCCGAAATCCTCGGTGCCGACGATATCGACACCATCGACAGCACGAGATCGCTTGTCGCCCTTGGCCTGGACTCCCTCCAGGCGCTGGAACTGCGCAGACGTGTCCACAGCGAATTCGGCGCCGAGCTGCCGGTGGCCGATCTCATCGGTGGCGCCGCACTCGATGACGTGGTCAGGATCGTCCGGGACGCGACCGGTGGTGCGACGCCGCAGGTGGTCGTCACCGAGGCGGCGCCACCGACCCGGTCGGCCCCGGCGGTGCGGAGCCTGCCCTCGGGCGTGACGGCGAGTGTCGCCGAGCGCATCAACCGAGCGAAAGAGGCTGCCCGCCACGCTGTTCCGAGTGATCTCGACGTCGACCGATTCCGGTCCGCGCGGCGTGACATGGATCTGTTCGGATTGCGCGCCATGCTGGCCGCGCTGCAACCGTTCCTGTCCGACACCGAGATTCGCAGCGTGGATGACATCGCGACCAGGATGCGATTCGCCCCGCGGCATCGATGGCTGCTGCGGCAGTGGTTGCAGGCGCTGGCCTCCGACGGCGGTGTCGAGGGTGATGTCGAGCGCGGCTACCGGTATGTGCGACCGGTACCGGCGCCGACCCGGCGGAGTCTGGTCGAAGTCTGTGCCGACCTCGGCTATTCGCGTCCGCTCGCGACTTTCCTGCAAGCCACCGACGACAAACTGACCGAACTTGCCCAGGGCGCGATGCAGGTTCAGGAACTGCTGTTCCCCAACGGGGATATGGCCACGGCCGAGGCCGCCTACCGGGACAACATCAGCAGCCGCTACCTGAATCTCGCCGCGGGCCGGGCGGTCGCCGATCTGGTCGACGGACTGCGCGGTGACCGGTCGCCGGTGCGGGTGCTCGAGCTGGGCGCCGGAATCGGCGGCACCACCGACGATGTCACGGCGGCGCTGTCCGGACTGCCGGTGGAGTACCACTTCACCGACGTGTCCACCTTCTTCCTCGCCGCCGCGAAACAACGGTTCGCCCACTATCCGTGGATGCGATACGGCATCGTCGATATGAACGCGGATCTGGGTAATCAGCCGCGCTACGACATCGTGATCGCCGCGAATGTGCTGCACAACGCCTACGACATCGCGGTAACCCTCGGGCAGCTGCACGATCTGCTGAATCCCGGCGGCGCGGTGGTGATCATCGAGACCTGTCACGCGCACTGCGAGCAACTGACCTCCGTGCACTTCCTGATGTCACCGCGCGAGGATCAGCCGCACGCCGGTTTGACCGATGTGCGCGCGGGTACCGACCGGATCTTCCTCACCGAGCACGAATGGCGGAATGAACTGGCAGCGGCCGGTCTCACGCCCGAACTGGTGCTGCCCGAGGCCGACCACCCGGTCGCCATGCTCGATCAGCGAGTCTTCGTCGCCGTACGCGGCCGGGACAGCTGA
- a CDS encoding SagB family peptide dehydrogenase: MPTLTFSDQTRLALRAGATCVTTPAGAILLNPPNNQKLPGLTKGQLLALKTLNQRSATLAELSQAAGEDDVTDLVERLATEGWLAVTVRDGGRDLYSVQPFGRPRPRPDNRPIWSATLSKFAVLHRDSDGFVLEHPLSWCDVRIHDPRLLALLDGPGAADSNLPIAVKTQFADDLFRCGFLVADTDADDHDFTTRSWSAPDLWFHRRSTLGERIVTWEHFGPTKWAKGQFPQPPARKAAYPGEPIALPTPDLSALRETDPTLTAVLEDRISTREFDDTAPITVAQLGELLYRTARIRSTRSEVAGEELVSKPYPSGGSVYELELYPVVRHVAGLAPGMYHYDSHEHVLRPVAAADSPAVAKLVKSTSATLSEGAQPQVLLVMGARTGRVMWTYEQVSYAVVLKHVGVLMQTIYLAATAMGLGACAQGFGDTEAFVTATGVDELEECSVGSIIIGSPAPR; encoded by the coding sequence GTGCCAACGCTCACCTTCTCGGATCAGACTCGGCTCGCACTGCGCGCCGGGGCCACATGTGTGACCACCCCCGCCGGTGCGATCCTGCTCAATCCGCCGAACAACCAGAAGCTGCCCGGGCTGACCAAGGGACAACTGCTCGCCCTCAAGACCCTCAACCAGCGTTCCGCGACGCTCGCCGAGCTGTCCCAGGCGGCGGGCGAGGACGACGTGACCGATCTGGTGGAGCGGCTCGCCACCGAGGGCTGGTTGGCGGTGACGGTGCGCGACGGCGGACGCGACCTCTACAGCGTGCAGCCGTTCGGGCGGCCGCGCCCCCGGCCGGACAACAGGCCGATCTGGTCGGCGACACTGTCGAAGTTCGCGGTGCTGCATCGCGATTCGGACGGATTCGTCCTGGAGCATCCGCTCTCGTGGTGCGATGTGCGCATCCACGACCCACGGCTGCTGGCGCTGCTCGACGGTCCGGGCGCGGCCGACAGCAACCTGCCGATCGCGGTGAAAACGCAATTCGCCGACGATCTGTTCCGGTGCGGATTCCTCGTCGCTGACACCGACGCCGATGATCACGACTTCACCACCCGCAGTTGGAGCGCACCGGATCTGTGGTTCCACCGGCGCAGCACCCTGGGCGAGCGCATCGTCACGTGGGAACATTTCGGCCCGACCAAGTGGGCGAAGGGACAGTTCCCGCAGCCGCCCGCACGCAAGGCGGCCTATCCGGGCGAGCCGATCGCGCTACCGACGCCGGATCTGAGCGCACTGCGCGAGACCGATCCGACGCTGACCGCCGTGCTCGAGGACCGGATCTCCACTCGCGAGTTCGACGACACCGCCCCGATCACGGTGGCACAACTGGGTGAATTGCTGTACCGCACGGCGCGCATCAGGAGCACTCGCTCCGAGGTGGCGGGCGAGGAACTGGTGTCCAAGCCTTATCCAAGCGGCGGCAGCGTCTACGAACTCGAGCTCTATCCGGTGGTGCGCCATGTCGCCGGGCTCGCGCCGGGCATGTACCACTACGACTCGCACGAGCATGTGCTGCGCCCGGTGGCCGCCGCGGACAGCCCGGCGGTGGCGAAGCTGGTGAAGTCCACTTCGGCGACCTTGTCCGAAGGCGCGCAGCCGCAGGTGCTGCTCGTCATGGGGGCCCGCACGGGCCGCGTCATGTGGACCTATGAGCAGGTCTCCTACGCCGTCGTACTCAAACACGTCGGGGTGCTGATGCAAACGATCTACCTCGCGGCGACCGCCATGGGGCTCGGCGCATGCGCTCAAGGATTCGGCGACACCGAGGCATTCGTCACCGCCACCGGCGTAGACGAACTCGAGGAATGCAGCGTCGGCAGCATCATCATCGGGTCTCCGGCGCCGCGCTGA
- a CDS encoding ABC transporter substrate-binding protein codes for MTTVRTRRGLVRVAMAAMAGALALGIAGCGASTDGGDSGGEAITITHARGETTIQGTPKKVVTLGNQWLDTALALDTVPVAYIDNAAIASTSVPPWQPDKLGSSKAITSSATLSEEVAALEPDLILADPFIADQKTYDTLSRIAPTVPGLTKDMVSKWQDQVTTLGKILGKQDAANKVIAGVDSKIAGIVAANPGLKGKTFASTWLGSMSQLMVLTDPNDGSSRVFAQLGMTIPQNLMDQPSVQGRLALSTERVDQLTADLLLAGAGPGMDEKYRQLPGYADLPAVRKNTVVFLNTLDITAVNQPTALSVPYILDKLTPALVAVAK; via the coding sequence ATGACAACGGTTCGGACCCGACGTGGCCTGGTGCGCGTGGCAATGGCGGCAATGGCGGGCGCGCTCGCACTCGGCATCGCCGGTTGCGGGGCGAGCACTGACGGCGGCGATTCCGGCGGCGAGGCGATCACCATCACCCACGCCCGCGGCGAGACCACCATCCAGGGCACCCCGAAAAAGGTTGTCACGCTCGGCAATCAGTGGCTCGACACCGCGCTGGCCCTGGACACGGTTCCGGTCGCCTACATCGACAATGCCGCGATCGCGTCCACCTCGGTGCCGCCGTGGCAGCCGGACAAGCTGGGTTCGTCCAAGGCGATCACCAGCAGCGCGACCCTCTCCGAGGAGGTCGCCGCACTGGAGCCCGATCTGATCCTGGCCGACCCGTTCATCGCGGATCAGAAGACCTACGACACCCTGTCTCGCATCGCGCCCACCGTGCCCGGCCTGACCAAGGACATGGTCAGCAAGTGGCAGGACCAGGTCACCACGCTCGGCAAGATCCTCGGCAAGCAGGATGCCGCGAACAAGGTGATCGCGGGTGTCGACAGCAAGATCGCCGGAATCGTCGCGGCCAATCCCGGCCTGAAGGGCAAGACCTTTGCCAGCACCTGGCTCGGCAGCATGTCGCAGTTGATGGTGCTCACCGATCCGAACGACGGCTCGTCCCGCGTCTTCGCGCAACTGGGCATGACCATTCCGCAGAACCTGATGGACCAGCCCTCCGTTCAAGGCCGTCTGGCGCTCTCGACCGAGCGGGTCGACCAACTCACCGCCGATCTGCTGCTGGCAGGCGCTGGTCCCGGCATGGACGAGAAGTACCGCCAGCTCCCGGGATACGCCGATCTGCCCGCGGTGCGGAAGAACACCGTGGTGTTCCTGAACACGCTGGATATCACGGCGGTGAACCAGCCGACCGCGCTGTCGGTGCCGTACATCCTCGACAAGCTGACCCCGGCGCTGGTCGCGGTCGCGAAGTAG
- a CDS encoding MAB_1171c family putative transporter, with protein MNSVPGSLVLAIAAFGAIVTAGRWWLVSDTNLDRVVNRLWSWEICGFLVHGIVSAAGFPNLARQLFMCCGLMAGAAAYGFARLLFEGKARYQGRRRQSRYDTLAAVAAGTLLLAEPARNYLLPFDWSSAVWAGSGVFTTISGLMILRVCARDLRTGDLTTREMMLDLALLVLSIYWTVGSAISVVRTVAGVPPTEPGVVWVTVTFASFFLVTLLISIPMVNVLLTRVGWDRASRHCRRLGPMWHDLTAAVPEVVLPHDDSARDDSAYRRYRMTVEIWDAMLQLRPYMQETGVRPMFGDGAKRYAQMMARAGHAKVRGALPASKPGAWAVPRPPDRSAELRTLLALARVWPAARTRVQQDIRAS; from the coding sequence ATGAACTCCGTACCTGGTTCCCTTGTGCTGGCGATCGCGGCGTTCGGGGCGATCGTCACCGCCGGACGGTGGTGGCTGGTGAGCGACACGAATCTGGATCGCGTGGTCAATCGCCTGTGGAGTTGGGAGATCTGCGGGTTCCTGGTGCACGGCATCGTGTCGGCAGCAGGTTTCCCGAATCTGGCTCGGCAACTCTTCATGTGCTGCGGGTTGATGGCGGGTGCCGCCGCGTACGGGTTCGCGCGACTGTTGTTCGAGGGGAAGGCCCGATATCAGGGGCGCCGCAGGCAAAGCCGGTACGACACGCTGGCGGCGGTCGCGGCCGGTACCCTGCTGCTGGCCGAACCCGCCAGGAACTACCTGCTGCCGTTCGATTGGTCCAGTGCGGTGTGGGCGGGTTCCGGAGTCTTCACGACAATTTCGGGATTGATGATCCTGCGTGTCTGTGCCCGAGACTTGCGGACGGGAGACCTGACGACCAGAGAGATGATGCTGGACCTCGCCCTGCTCGTCCTCTCGATCTACTGGACCGTGGGTTCCGCCATCTCCGTCGTCCGGACAGTCGCGGGGGTGCCGCCGACCGAACCGGGCGTGGTGTGGGTAACTGTCACGTTCGCCAGCTTCTTCCTTGTCACCCTGCTGATTTCGATCCCGATGGTCAACGTGCTGCTCACACGCGTGGGATGGGATCGCGCGAGTCGGCACTGTCGCCGCCTCGGCCCGATGTGGCACGACCTCACCGCAGCGGTGCCGGAAGTCGTGCTGCCGCACGATGACTCGGCGCGCGATGATTCCGCGTACCGGCGGTACCGGATGACTGTCGAGATCTGGGACGCGATGTTGCAATTGCGGCCGTACATGCAGGAAACCGGGGTCCGCCCGATGTTCGGCGACGGCGCCAAGCGCTACGCGCAGATGATGGCGCGGGCAGGCCACGCGAAGGTTCGGGGTGCGCTCCCGGCCTCGAAGCCAGGTGCCTGGGCCGTGCCGCGCCCACCCGATCGCTCCGCGGAGCTTCGTACGCTTCTGGCCTTGGCTCGGGTCTGGCCGGCCGCCCGGACGCGCGTCCAGCAGGACATTCGAGCTTCCTAG
- a CDS encoding MAB_1171c family putative transporter, with translation MSAIPSWTVLPVIALALAIVVGRWILVDDTAADRAINRALTWYVGALALYGAAAAIGWAEAAQRLYLGCSALACASLYGFTWLLNGGAAEAAPRRQRRYDSVAAVTALAVLVGPMELVTAVWVAWGLPVLVSGLLITRACVRELRTAGATTHEKVAYSALLIVALHWVLSAIIMTVRAICGTTPQNSGIPWIVLSTASFVLLAALIAVPLVIAIMVRTGWDRNGRACRRLQPLWKDLTAAVPEVVLRYERTDGRASASRLYRMTVEIGDALMHLRQFAPDDGSTRTDTIHAYAQRIAEAAELKRLGTPPSRTHHTRSTIRPPADDRSTELRNLLALSREWPRARAAAAMGKTV, from the coding sequence ATGAGCGCCATACCGTCTTGGACCGTGCTACCGGTCATTGCCCTCGCCCTGGCGATCGTCGTCGGTCGCTGGATTCTCGTCGACGACACCGCCGCTGACCGCGCCATCAACCGCGCGTTGACGTGGTACGTCGGCGCGCTGGCGCTGTATGGGGCGGCAGCGGCGATCGGCTGGGCCGAGGCCGCGCAACGGCTGTATCTCGGCTGCAGCGCGCTGGCCTGTGCCAGTCTTTACGGCTTTACCTGGCTGCTCAACGGAGGCGCTGCGGAGGCTGCTCCGCGGCGGCAACGCAGGTACGATTCCGTCGCCGCCGTGACTGCCCTAGCGGTCCTGGTCGGACCAATGGAGCTGGTCACCGCCGTCTGGGTAGCTTGGGGGCTGCCGGTTTTGGTCTCGGGTTTGCTGATCACTCGAGCATGTGTCCGAGAATTGCGGACCGCAGGCGCCACGACACACGAAAAAGTGGCGTACTCGGCGTTGCTCATAGTCGCTCTGCACTGGGTGCTCTCCGCGATCATCATGACCGTGCGTGCGATCTGCGGAACCACGCCCCAGAACTCCGGAATCCCGTGGATCGTGCTGTCTACTGCAAGCTTTGTGCTGCTTGCCGCGTTGATCGCTGTCCCCTTGGTGATCGCGATCATGGTCCGTACCGGTTGGGACCGAAACGGTCGGGCATGCCGTCGGTTGCAACCGCTGTGGAAGGACCTCACCGCTGCGGTACCCGAGGTGGTCCTGAGGTACGAGCGCACCGACGGGCGGGCATCCGCGTCCCGCCTGTATCGGATGACCGTCGAAATCGGCGACGCCCTTATGCATCTGCGGCAGTTCGCGCCTGACGACGGCTCGACTCGGACGGACACCATCCACGCCTACGCCCAGCGGATCGCCGAAGCCGCCGAGCTGAAGCGACTCGGTACCCCGCCGAGTCGAACCCACCACACGCGCAGCACAATTCGGCCGCCAGCCGACGACCGCAGCACCGAACTGCGTAATCTGCTCGCCTTGTCCCGCGAATGGCCCCGTGCCCGAGCTGCGGCAGCGATGGGGAAAACTGTCTAG